The Meiothermus sp. genome segment CTCGAGGTCGGCGTGGAGGTCGGGGCCTTGTGGCCCGATGGCTGCCGCCATTTGCTCGATGTGCTTTTGGTAAAAGCGCGGGGCCAGCCACTCCGCGAAGCCCAGCAGCGCCACCACCGCCACCAAGGCCGCCAGCAGGTGGGTCAGGAATAGCCGTGTGAACATCACTCCTCCCGGAAGCGGTAGCCCACCCCGCGCACCGTCTCGATGTAGCGGGGGTTGTCGCCGTCCTCGCCCAGCTTTTTGCGCAGCCCGGCGATATGCACATCCACTACCCGATCCACCCCGGGGAAGTCGCTTCCCCAGACCCGCTCCAACAGGCGCTCGCGGCTCCACACCAACCCGGGGTGCTGGGCTAGGGTCAGGAGTAGGTCGAACTCGAGCTTCGAGAGCGCCAGGGGTTCTCCGGCCAGGTAGGCTTCACGCTCGCGGGGTCGGATCACCAACTCGCCGAAGGCCAGTTCGGCCTTCAGCCCGCTGCGGCGCAGCAAAGCCCGCACTCGAGCTACCACCTCGCGCGGGCTGAAGGGCTTGACCACGTAGTCGTCGGCCCCCAGGTCAAGCCCTCGGATGCGCTCTTCCTCTTCCCCCTTGGCGGTGAGCATCAAAACGGGCAGCTCGGGGTAGTCGCGTCGGAGTTCGCGGGCCACCTCCCAGCCCGAAAGCCGGGGCAGCATCAGGTCGAGCACCACCAGGCTGGCCTGGGGGATCTTCGCCAGTGCTTCTAGCCCGTCTAGGGCCTCTACCACCTCGTAGCCTTCCTGGCGTAGGTAAACACCTAATACCTCGCGGATCACCGGGTCATCATCGACCAGCAGCACACGAGCCACCCCAGCACCTCCAGGTTATCTAGCGAACCGGGTTTTCCGGCCCCCGTCCCCGGTAGGCATCTATAAAAGCCGCCGCCAACGCGGCATCCCAAGTCTCCAAGCGCAACAGCCTGTTCCAGGCAGTGAGCTCGAGGGCCTGACCTAGCCCTTGTCTGGGTACCACCACCAGCCCATCCCACTGGCCGGTAAATAGGCGCTGCCAGTTGCGAATCTGGTTCAAGGCCTCGGTAGGGGGTTGGTCGTAGTAGATCACCACATTACCGTGCTCCAATGCATGCACCAGCTTTTCCTTGGGTTCAGGACGTTGGTAAAAACCAGGGTTTGTCCAGTTGGGCCAGTGCACCCCGGAGGTAGGAGGGTCGATGGCATACTGCACTGGTGAGCCTATATTGATATGGCCCCGCCCGGCATCGGTATGTGTGACCACTCGAGCCTGTAAACCCGGCTTGCCCTGGTCAACCAGCGCGTCAAAACCGGCTGCCGACTGTTGTCCCTGCCACCAAAAAAAACCCCCAAGCAACACCCCCAAGACACCCACCCCTCCCCAGAACCAGAGCATGGGCGAGGGCTTGGGTTGAGCACCGTACCTGGATGCAGTTTTCTTTTTCTTTTTAGGTTGGGTTGCCATCGGATCACCTTGGTTGATTAGCTTAGGGATACTTTAGAATCTCGAGTACCCCATCATCCCACATTTCCCTCAAGCAGCCCCCCATGTAACCTTTCCTTCAGCTTCGGTTAAGCATTCACCCCGCATCCCCTTCAGCTTGACGGAGCATTCTCTAAAGCAGGAGGTAAAACTATGAATCCTATCCTGCGCAACTTGGCCGGACTCGCCCTGGCGGGCGTGCTTGCCGCCTGCGGAACCCAGCCCCAAACCCAGGACTCCCTGACCCAGGCCGATGCCCAGGCCCTCTCCGAAGCAGCCCAGGGCGACCTGCAGCTTACCGGTGCCATGCTGGGGGATGCTAGCGCCGGCGCCTTGAACACCCAGGGTGGGGTGGATAGTCTGGAAGCCCAAGCCCAAGCCTGGGGCCTGCCCCGTCGCATTAGCCTGATTTTGCGCGCGGTGGGCGTTCTGCACCTGCCGCCATCCGGCAGTGGAAACTGCACCCTCAGCACCACCCCCGTTTCACCAACCGATGCCGACGATGACGGCGTGCCGGCTGATGCCACCACCACCTACGATTGCAGCTATACCGGCCCCGGTGGAACCAGCTATAGCCTGAATGGCTCCATCCAGCTCCAGGATACCAACGACAACCAGCCCTACAGCGGCTACAGCGTCATCTTCAACAGTTTCCGATCGCGGGTCAGCAGCAGCAGCCTTTCGGTAGAACGCAACCTGAACGGCAGCTACTCGATGGATAAGCAAGATGCTACCTTGTTCAAAATCAGCAAGAACTACACCCACAGCGTAACCAAGACGGCTCTTAATAACACCTATACCGGCTCACTGGTCTTCAATGTCAGCAAGACCTACGCCCCCGACAACGACGGCGACAGCAACCCCTGGAATGCCGGCACCATCACCGTGGACAAGGCCAGCCCCGGCAGTGCAACCTGGACCCGAAACGGCAACACCCGCAATCTCGTTTGGTACACCGACCCTACCCTGCACTGGAACCGCTCGGTTTGTCAGAATCCTTTAGGTCGGCTAATGAATTTCGACCGTGGGGCCAAGGAGTATGTCTACACCAATCCGGCAAACGAAAAATCAACCCTGCGCATCGAGTTCAGCGCTTGTGGTCAGTTCACCGTAACCCTCAACAGCCAGACCGTGCAGTAAAACGCCTTGCAACGGCCAGACCGCGCAGTAAAACGCCTTGCAACGGCCAGACCGTGCAGTAAAACGCCTTGGCTGCAACCACCCCGGCTCTCCTGGGGTGGTTCTTTTCGTTCTGATACTGCTTAGTGGTCAGGTAACCAGGAAATCGGTATGCACTACTATCCCCTTCAATAAGCCGCACATCGCAACTATGGGCAATCAATGTGCTTCAAAACGTACCGCAAAACAAGTTACCGGTGCACTTAGAGCGCTCTTCACAAAGATCGAACCTCCCAGGGTTAGAAGTCCTTTGTCCCAGACAGAACAGTTGCCGCCCATCCGGGCGGCAACGTCTGTGAAGGACGCGATAAGAAGGTCTTTTTCCCGCCCCTGGAGTGATACCCTTGAGGCAGGAGGTACTTTATGTATGCCCGAACCCATATCGAACAACACTTCACCGGCTCCGAGACCATCCGGGATGTGGTGATCGGCATGTCCGACGGGCTCACGGTGCCGTTTGCGCTGGCAGCCGGGCTATCGGGCGCAGTGGATAATAGTTTTGTGGTCTTGATTGCCGGCATCGCCGAGGTAGCCGCGGGCTCCATTGCTATGGGGTTGGGCGGTTTTCTGGCAGCCCGCAGTGAGTCAGACCACTACAAAGCCGAGCTCGAGCGCGAGTGGCGCGAAGTGCGAGAGCTGCCCGAGAGCGAAACCGAGGAAGTGCGAGCAGTGTTCAGAAGATACGGGCTGGAAGGTGAGCCCCTGGAACAAGCCACCCGGGCCGTCACGGCCAAACCCCAGGCCTGGGTGGATTTCATGATGAAAGAGGAACTGGGCCTGGAAAAACCCAATCCCAAAAGGGCCTTGAGCAGTGCGCTCACCATTGGCGGCGCGTACATTGTGGGGGGAGCCATTCCGCTGATACCGTATGCACTTCGGCTTCCGATGTCGAGTGCGCTCTTGTGGAGCGTGGCAGTAACCCTGGTGGCGCTGGCAGTGTTCGGGGCGGTCAAGGCTCGCTTTACCGGCATCAGTATGTTCAAAGGCGCCTGGCAGACGGCCCTGGTAGGTGGCCTGGCAGCAGGGGTAGCGTTTGCCATAGCGCGGCTGGTGAGCGGGCTCGAGTAGATCCAAAAGCCAAGGTTCACCCTTAAGAACGCCAGGTGCCCATGACCCGGCGCAGCACAACAAGTTCGCCGGTATGGTAGGCGTTGTGAGCAGCGATGATGTGAATTTCGCGCAGAATGTTGTGCCGATACTGGCCGCTGTTCGGCAACGGTGCAAACAGGTCCATAGCCGGATTCTGCACGATTTCGACCAGTGCTTGCCGGTCGGCCATGAACTGCCGGACACTTGCATTCCAGCCTGCAAGATCGGTTGTGGCCTGGGCATGGGGCCAGTAGTCGTCGGGAAAGTGGGGCCAGCGGTATTGATCAGAAGCAATGTAGTCCAGAATGTCTTTCTGGGCCAGGCGCAGGTGCTCGACCAGGTGCCAGAAGGTGTAGGGGCATCCGGGAGGTCGGGTGTTGATGTGCTCCTCGGGAAAATCCGCTACCGCGTCCTCGAAGTCGGCGTGGGCTTGCCGGAGGGTGAGCAGGTTTACCAGTTGGCTGCGGAGTTCGGGGTTGCTCATGTGGGACTCCCATCCCCTTCTAAAACATATAACTCCCTTGCTTCAACCACACTCGCCCAATTATGCTCCGCCCAGCGGCACAGCGGTGCCAACACCTCATGCAGGCTATAGCCCAGAGGGGTGAGGGTATATTCGGTGTGTGGTGGTACTGCTGCATACACTTTGCGGGTGATAAGACCATTTTTCTGAAGATTCCGCAGGGTTTGAGTAAGCATTTTTTGCGAAATTCCCTCGATCAGGTGGAACAGCTCACCGTGCCGCAAGGTTCCCCGTTTGAGGGTATAGATGACGAGTACACTCCATTTGTCGGCCACCATGTCCAGGACTTGGTTTGAAGGACAACGACGACTCAATACATTGGCGATGGAGTTGGGGCGCTCGAGGCTCATATCGATTTTATAGAACTTGCAAGCCCAGTTGTCCATTACGCACCAAATAGTGCCTATAAATCGGCGTTGTTGCAAAAATAAAGAGCTACGCACCCCGTGGTAGCTTGACAACTGATGAAGAAAACAAGCAAAGACCACTATAAGGTGCAGGATTACAGCATCCTGAGCCGTCGTAGGGCAGGTTTATCGGTGAAAATGGAAGTCCATGCCCAAGAACTTTCTGGCAAACGGACGATTGCGGTGGATTCGACGGGGTTGAAAGTCTATGGGGAGGGCGAGTGGAAGGTCAGGCAACATGGAGTGAGTAAACGGCGAACCTGGCGCAAGTTACACCTGGCTATAGACACCAAAACTCCATCAGTGACGATCAGATGATGCCAATCCTGTTGGAGAATATCGAGCCAGAGATTGAAGTTGAGCAGGTCTGTGCCGATGGGGGATATGACCGAGGGGGCAGTTACCAAGCGATTGCTCGGCGCAAGGCTAAAGCCACCATCCCACCGCGAAAGGGAGCCCGAATCTGGCAGCATGGTAACGCTAAAGCCGAAAAGCTGGATCGAGACCAAAACCTCAGACGCATCCGTAAAGTCGGTAGAAAGCAATGGAAGAAGAAATCGGGCTATGATCAGCGAACTAAGGCTGAAACCGCTATGTTTCGCTACAAACGAATCATTGGCCATCAACTCTCAAATCGTCTTTTACAAAACCAGATCGTCGAAATGAAGCTGGGAGCGAAAACCCTAAACACCATGAGCGCTGTGGGGATGCCGGACAGCTTCAAAGTATCAGCCTGAACTTACGAACCTGGAGGACGGATACCTATTTATGCAACAAAGCCTTTGTAAACTGTCTTTTTTGAATCCGCTATAAGTGGTCGCGAACTTCCTACAGGCCTTCTCATGTCGGGCCATCTGACCCAGGATTACATTTTCTGTACGCAGACTCTGTTGGATTCACAAACAGGCGCAAACCCCTCGAGATCGCCTTGGTCATGGCGCTGACCGATGGTATCTATTTTGAGACTACTTGAGCAAAATCCTTCCGTCCAGTGGTGGAATCGTTATTCTGGTCACGGTAGCCCCATTATTCACGCCAGGATCCTGGGTGCCTTGAAGGGCTTTGAAGGTACCGCCTAAGTCTACGGTGATGGTTTGGGTTTTGCTCGAGTTGAGCAAGGCGATGCCGTTGTCAAAATCTCGTCGCCACACCGGCGAGCCGGAGGCAATGGGTGCTCCGGCTGTCCTTGGATAACCCAAATTGATGTCATATTCATCGAAGTAGGTGTAGTATTTCCAGCCCCCGTGCAGGAAGCTACCCCCAGACATTAGCGCAGCAGCCAATCCAAAGCGCATGGCCTGCAGGGTCTGGTAAGCTTTATCAGAATTAGGTGATTCGTCGGCGACAATTTTATTGGGCACCAGCGTAAAGCAGCCGGTATCCCGACACCAGGCCCGGTAGCGCTGCACGAACTCTTCAAAGCTGAGCCAATACTCGCCCTGGCTGAGGGCCTCGAGGTCAGTTTCAAATTCCATGCCATCTATGCTCTCGAGGTAGGAATAAGCCTTACCCTGGCGGTCGCGCAAGGGGCCGGTATTTCCGTTGAGATGAAAGCGGTCCGGGTAACCAGCAACGGAATTGGCCGTCAATATAGCGTTGGGCATAACTGCGCGCAGCTTTTGTAGAAACTCAATGCGGCCCATCTCAAAGGCCCGGTCGCGTTCTTGTACGGGATCCGCACGCCCATCGAGGTCGAGATCGAGCAGGTCTTTATCCGGCATGTAGGGCCCGTATACATAGCTGAAGCCGCGCCAGGTGCTATCCATGAAAGCCCCATCAAACAGCAGCAAATCTTCGCGCCAGACCCGGTAGTGCAGCTGCACCAGCAAGTCTACGGTGGCCGGATTGGCTAGGTTAAAGACCGGATAGTCACCAAAGGCATAGGCGATTTTACCGCTGGCGGTTCGCACGAAGACCTTACGGTAGAGTTGGGGATCGCTGGGATCATTATCGGCAGCCTCGAGGGCTGCACACATGCTCTGGGTACAACCATAGGTGCTGAAGTACTGGGTAAGCAGCTTGAGGTGGGGATTGCGTTTACGGGCCTCGGTCAGCACCCTGGTGTCGAAAGGCACCCGGCCCTCACCCGGGTGGATATTCAGAATAAACACACTGAGTTTCAAGAGCTTTTCGAGCGTCAGTTCACTCCAGTTGCCCCATCTGGGCCACCATAACGTAAATAGTCGCGGATAGGGAGGGTTGTAGGGCTGTAGCACCCGGTAGTTTACCTGACGGGTTAGCGCGTAGGGCTGGGTCGGATTACTTCGAGGAGCCGCCTTCACGAAAAAGCGGTGGGGTTGGTCGGGTTGTAACGCCACCGTGAAGCGATGGGTAAGGCCATCGCTGTAGCTGGCGGAAAGGCTCATTTCAGCAAAGGGTTTATCGCTGGTATCGGCGCGAACCAGCGCGGGTTCTTGGGTAGTGACACTAAAGGTGATGGAGTTGGCGCCTGCAGGTAGCAAGCGGCTGAAGGGGGTTATAGGGGAGAGCCTGGGATCGGCAGGCTCGGTCAGCGGCTCGGGGGCTATTGGAGGCGCTTCAGGGTTTGGGGCTTTGCATGCAGCTGTACCAAGCATAAACCCAGCAGCCAGCAATCCCATCGTGCTGATTCGAATAAAACGCAGCAAACGCTGCAACTGGGTAAAAACAAGATAGCTCGTAACTTTTGCTCGTGTATACATGATATTTATCGTCTAATTCTTCCTGGATATTGCCTTTAGGGCTTAGAGCTTGGTTAATATCTTTTGAAGATATTCTAATTCCTGCTGCTCTGCTGCCTGGTCTTCTGGCTCGCCCGGACTACCCGCTTAGCCCGGCCCCACGGTTCGTCGCCCTCAAATTCCCTCCACACCGAAACGACGGTATCGGGCCAGGCGGCCCTAAACCCGTCCATCAAACCCACAGTCCACCAGAATCAGGTAGCCCCCGCACTTAACATGAGCGCGAAACCTGCGTTTGAGCATTGATACATAGAAGAAGCCGCTGCTCGAGACCACTCTCAGGATGATCTGGCTTTGTGTCTCCACCGCATAGCTCTATTCACCACGCTCCGAGAGGGTCGACCCAGCCGGGCTTGAAAGTGGGCGCTGGTTTGGATGAGGCGAAATTCCGTGAGGTCTAAGTGCGCCCACATTAGATTTTTGTGGTGACGGTCTCGGTGAAAGAAGTGGCCGGTCTTTAAAGCGGCGCAGCTTATGGGCTCCCCTTTTCGGGTAGAGCAAATTCCTAACGTTGTTGTACTTATGTTGCGCCACATCCGGAAGATGCGCGAGACGACAACGCGGAGAGTGTTGGGTTGCTGCTCGAGGCGCAGTTGCCCAATCTCCTGGTGAGTACGCATGTCACAAAGCTATCGTGGAGATACTTGATACCACGGCCTCCTCCACCACCCCAGGCTCAGCGGTAACCGCCGGTTCATCTCATTGAATCCGAAATTGGCGCAAAAAACGTGCCCAGCTTGGTTTTTGCTACCAATTCCTGCAGTAAAATATTGAGCAGACCGCGAAAGCTATTTGCGGGGCCGCTTGATGGTCTCGATGTGGGCCCCGTTGTGCAGCACGGCGGTAAAAAGCTCCCACAGGGGTACAGCCAGCTCGGGCTCGGTGGTGAGTTCGCTAAAGCGAAAATAGGCTGCGTCGCCCGAAGGCAGCACAAAGGTGGGCGTGCCGAATACCCCCAGCTCCCCGGCCTGCTCCAGGTCGCGGGCGAGCTCGAGCCGCCGGTTTTCCTCGTCTTCCAGGTCGGCCATGAAGCGCTCCAGATCCAGGCCGGCCCGGTCTACGGCCTCCACAAAGGTTTGGTCGTCGCCCAGTGACCGCCGATCCTGGTGGCGCAGCCGAAACAGCTCGAGGGCAAAGCGCAGGTGGGCCGACTTCCCCTGTTGACGGGCCGCATGCGAGGCCAGAAAGGCCCGCAGGGACTTGGGGCCCTCCAGCGGCTGCTCGGCCAGCTTCCAGACCGGGGCGCTCTGCGGCAGACCCTGGTTTTCCGGGTGGTTGCCCTGCTCCAAGCTGTAGTGCCGCAGCTCCAGCTCCAGGCCCATTTGGGGGGCCACCACATGAATCAGCTCGAGGCCCCGCCAGGCGAAGGGGCACAGGTAGTCGAGGTACAGCGTAACGGTCTGCATCGTCAATATCCAAAATACTCGTAGGTGTAGGGGCCCTCCAGGCCCAGCATCAGGTCGAGGTTCTGCACCGCGGCCCCCGAAGCGCCCTTGCCCAGGTTATCGAATCGAGCTACCAGGAGGGCCTGCTCGCGCGCGGGGTTCTCGAAGACGAAGAGCTCGAGCAGGTTGGTACCGTTGAGGGCCTGGGGGTCCAGTACCGGGTGGTGCGCCCCGTAGGTCTCCAAAGGCATCACCCGCACAAAGCGCTGACCGCGGTAGCGCTCAACCAGGGCCTCATGCAGCTCGGCCCCGCTGACTTTTTGGGGCAGGGCCCAAAGGTGGATGGGGATAAAGTCCAGCATGCCCTGCCGAAAGCGCCCCACTGCCGGTGTGAAGATGGGGGGGTGCTCGAGGCCCGAGTAGAGGGTCATCTCGGGGATGTGTTTGTGGGTCAGCTCGAGGCCATAGGCCCGGTAGTCGCCGGCCAGCCGGTGCTCTCCCCTTCCTTCCATGGCTTCTATCAGTTGCCGCCCACCCCCCGAGTACCCCGAGATGGCATTCACCGAGGCCGCAAAGCGCCTGGGCAACAGCCCAGCGTCTATCAGGGGCCGCAACAGGGCAATCACGCCGGTGGGGTAGCAGCCGGGGTTGGAAACCAGGCGAGCCCGGCGAATATGTTCGGGTTGCGCAGGGGTTAGCTCCGGAAACCCATACACCCAGCCCTCGTCCACCCGGTGGGCCGAACTCGCGTCCAGAATGCGGGTCTCGGGGTTCTCCAGCATCCCCACCGCGGCTTTGGCCAGGTCGTCGTGCAAGCAGAGGATGGCCACATCCACCGCGTTTAATAGCCGCTTGCGCTCAGACTCATCCTTGCGCTTAGCAGGGTCAATGGAAACCAGTTCGATATCGCCGCGGCGCTGCAAGCGCGCCCGAATCTGTAGGCCGGTGGTGCCCGCTTCGCCATCAATAAACACGGTGGGTTTTTTCATGTTCTTTCCCGCCAAAAGTCAGCTATGTGAAATGTTCAACTTGACGTATGCCTCAGGTTTCAGGTCAACCGCGAACCCCGCCCTTATCGAAGGGCCAGCCGACTTTCGAAGGCAGGGGGGCTCATCGGGGTTTACACCCAGTTCCAAGAGCATGGCTCTCAGGCGAAAAACCACCGCCAGGGGCGATTCTTTTCGCGGCTAACCGACCAGCTTGCGAACAGAGTTCGAAAAGACCCACCTCTCTAGCTTAGCAAATGGTAAAGCAGCGCTTTCTGCGCGTGCAGGCGGTTTTCGGCCTGATCGAAGACGCGCGATTTCTTGTGCAGGGTGGCCTCCTCCACCACCTCCTCGCCGTAGTGAGCAGGCAGGCAGTGCAAGAAGATGCCATCGGGGTCAATCAGGTCGAGCATGGCCGGGTTCACTTGAAAACCGGCGAAGTCTTTGATTTTGCGCTTCTGGCTGGCCTCGGCCTCCTGGCCCATCGAGACCCAGACGTCGGTGTAAAGCACCTGGGCCCCTTCGGCAGCAGCGCGGGGGTCGTGGGTCAGGGTGATATCGGCTCCTAGCTTGAGGGCCTCCATGTAGATAATCGCGTTGGGCTCATAGCCGCGCGGGGTCGCGATGGTGAGCTTGACCCCCGACAGCACCGCACACTGGATATGGGCGTTGGCCATGTTGTTGCCATCGCCGATGTAGGCCACCTTGAGCCCCCGCGTATCCGGGAAGGTTTCCTCGATGGTCTGGTAGTCGGCCAGCAGTTGTACAGGGTGCAGCAGGTCGGAAAGACCGTTGATGACGGGCTTGGAGGAGTATCGGGCCAGCTCCTCGAGGGTGGAGTGCAGATAGACCCGGGCCATAATGCCCTCCACCCAGCGTTCCAAGTTCAGGGCAATATCGCGCACCGGCTCGCGGGTACCCAGGCCAATTTCGGCGTTGGTCAGGTTGACCGCGTGACCCCCCAGCTGGTTCATGGCCACCTCGAAGGTGGTTCGGGTGCGCAGGCTGGGCTTTTCGAAGATCATGGCTAAGGTCTGGCCCTCGAGGGGCCGCAACCCCTTGAACGCTCCCCGCTTCATGGCATGGGCCGTATCGAGCACTGCGCGGTATTCAGCCGGCGACAGGTCGAGATTCGAGAGAAAATCGCGGCCTTTCAGGCTGGAAACTGGCTTTATTGCTTCAACCACAGGTTGCCTCCGGGAATGCCTGATGCGCATAAAAACGCAGGCATGGGGTTTGATTATACAGGTTGGGAATATTCTGGCAAAAAATCAGATGGTCTCGAGAGCCACCTCGACCATCTGATTGAAGGTCTCCTGTCTTTCTTGTGGCGTTGTTTTCTCACGGGTAATCAGATGGTCGCTGATGGTCAGGATACACAAAGCTTGCACCGCAAACTTGGCCGCCAGGGTGTAAAGCCCTGCGGCCTCCATTTCAACCGCCAGCACCCCAAATTGCGCCCAGATTTTGTAAGCGTCGGGCTGGTCGTGATAGAAGGTGTCGGTCGAAAGCACATTGCCCACCCGCACCGACATCCCCCTGGCTTTTGCATGGTCGTAGGCTCGCCGCATGAGCTCAAAGTCGGCAATGGGGGCATAGTTCTGACCGGCAAAGCGCAGGTTGTTGATGGAGGAATCGGTGCTGGCCGCCTGGGCTATAACCAGATCCCGCAGTCTGAGGTGCTCCGTAATGGCCCCCGCCGTACCTACCCGAATGAGGGTCTTGCAACCATAAAACTGAATGAGCTCGTGGATGTAGATGCTGGCCGAGGGGATGCCCATTCCGGTGCCCTGTACGCTAACCCGTTTTCCCTTGTAGGTTCCGGTATAGCCAAACATGTTGCGTACCTGGTTATAGAGCACTGGATTTTCCAGAAAGTTCTCGGCAATGTACTTGGCCCGCAAGGGGTCTCCCGGCAGCAGGATGGCTTCGGCAATGGCACCGGACGGAGCGGAGATGTGTGGCGTCATGTCTGTACTTTATCGTTTAGAGCAGATACCGTACATGGCTGCGGTTCGCCGGCTCGGAACCAAAGGTGGGCAAAGACCCCCGTATTTCCGCATTATTCGTCGGCCCAGTCCCCAAAGCCCTGATTATCGGACTGGCGCAGGATGGCGAGTTCAAACTGGGTGGGGTTCTGAGCATACAGGCGGGCCGTCTGGTAGTCCACCCGGCCCTTGTTGTACAGGGAGAGCAGGTTTTCGTCGAAGCTCTGGTAGCCTTCCAGGCCCTGTTCGCGCAAAACCTCGCGCAGGCGGTCGGTCTGGCTGGGCTGCTTGAGGGCCTCGCGGATCCGGGGGGTCATGGTGATGACCTCGGTCACGGGCACCCGCTCGCCATCGGTGGTGGGTACCAGGCGTTGGTGGATGATGCCCAGGAGGCTTTCGGCCAGCAGCACCCGGTTGATGTTGCGCTCTCCCTGGCTGAAGAGCTCGAGCATCCGGTTCAGCACGCTGCTGCTGTCGCTGGACACAAAGGTCGAGAGCACCAGGTGGCCGGTATAGACCGCATTGAGCACCGCCGAGGCAGTGGCCGGGTCGCGGATCTCGCCTATCACAATCACATCGGCATTCTGGCGCATGGCAGCCAGCAGGGCTTTTTCGTAGGAAACCGCATCGGAACCAATTTCGCGCTGGATCACAGCCGAGCGCTTGGGGCGGTGCAGGTATTCGATGGGGTCCTCGACGGTGACGATGACACGGGTGTGGTGGGTATTAATCTCGTCTACCAGACGGGCCAGGGTAGTGGATTTGCCGGCACCTATGGGCCCCGTGACCAGCACCAGGCCCCGGCGCTGGTCGCGGAAGAACTCGAGGTACGCCGCGTCCAGGCTCACCTTGCTGAGGTCTTTGTCCTCGCTGCTCAGGGTATGCAGCACCGCACTGATAGAACCCCGCTGGTAAAAGAGGTTCACCCGTAGCCGGGTCAGGCCCGGCAGGCTATAAGCCACATCCACCTGACGAAAGGTGTGCAGGCGGGCTTGTTGTTGGGGTGTACACAGTTTCTCGACCAGGCTGGTGGTGAACTCCGGGGTGATGGCACTCTGGGTGATGGTTCTGAGTTCGCCCCCGATACGGGCCAGCACCGGCATTCCAGCATGCAGGTGGATGTCCGAGGCACCTTTATGCACAAGCAGGGTGAGCATTTCTTCAAAATGCATAGGCAATCAAGAGGAAGCCTATCATCTTTGCTGTCGCCCTGAGGCTGTTTGCAAACCGTAGAGCGTTACGGATCTTGCTACCCTTTTTGTTTTGGGGCCATACACGCAGGTCTTTTGGGGCTTGATAAGGAGAGATAGCGCATATAAAAACTCCCCTTGCGGGGAGTGGATGGTTTTTTGAAAAGCTCAGTCGAAGGAAAGGGCATTGTCCAGCCGGGCCACCGGACGACCGGTGATACGCTGCACGGCCTCGGGGATCAGGGGCAGGATGACCTCGAGCGAATCCTTGCACCCCTGGGGGCCACCCGGCAAGTTAACGATCAGGGTTTTGCCCCGCACACCGGCCACCCCTCTGGAAAGAGCAGCCAAGGGGTTTCTTTTGTAGGTCTCCATACGGATGAGTTCGGCAATGCCCGGAGCTTCTTTTTCCAGCATGTCGCGGGTGGCCTCGGGCACGTGGTCGCGGCTGCTCAGGCGGATGCTGCCGCTAGTCAGGATCAAATCCAGGCCGTCCCGGTCTGTCCACAAGCGCAGCATGCGCTTGATCTGGGCAGGCTCGTCGGGGATAATCTCATAGTTGGTAATTTCGTAGGGGCCAAAGGCTAGGGTTTCGCGCATCACCGCGTAGGCGCGGTCTTCGACCTCGCCACGGGCCTCGCGGTCGGATATGGTGAGGATGCCGACTCGAATCATTTGCCATCCAGTTTAGACCACAAAAATGATAGTTTTAGG includes the following:
- the argF gene encoding ornithine carbamoyltransferase; this translates as MVEAIKPVSSLKGRDFLSNLDLSPAEYRAVLDTAHAMKRGAFKGLRPLEGQTLAMIFEKPSLRTRTTFEVAMNQLGGHAVNLTNAEIGLGTREPVRDIALNLERWVEGIMARVYLHSTLEELARYSSKPVINGLSDLLHPVQLLADYQTIEETFPDTRGLKVAYIGDGNNMANAHIQCAVLSGVKLTIATPRGYEPNAIIYMEALKLGADITLTHDPRAAAEGAQVLYTDVWVSMGQEAEASQKRKIKDFAGFQVNPAMLDLIDPDGIFLHCLPAHYGEEVVEEATLHKKSRVFDQAENRLHAQKALLYHLLS
- the deoD gene encoding purine-nucleoside phosphorylase, whose amino-acid sequence is MTPHISAPSGAIAEAILLPGDPLRAKYIAENFLENPVLYNQVRNMFGYTGTYKGKRVSVQGTGMGIPSASIYIHELIQFYGCKTLIRVGTAGAITEHLRLRDLVIAQAASTDSSINNLRFAGQNYAPIADFELMRRAYDHAKARGMSVRVGNVLSTDTFYHDQPDAYKIWAQFGVLAVEMEAAGLYTLAAKFAVQALCILTISDHLITREKTTPQERQETFNQMVEVALETI
- a CDS encoding MogA/MoaB family molybdenum cofactor biosynthesis protein gives rise to the protein MIRVGILTISDREARGEVEDRAYAVMRETLAFGPYEITNYEIIPDEPAQIKRMLRLWTDRDGLDLILTSGSIRLSSRDHVPEATRDMLEKEAPGIAELIRMETYKRNPLAALSRGVAGVRGKTLIVNLPGGPQGCKDSLEVILPLIPEAVQRITGRPVARLDNALSFD
- a CDS encoding type IV pilus twitching motility protein PilT, producing MHFEEMLTLLVHKGASDIHLHAGMPVLARIGGELRTITQSAITPEFTTSLVEKLCTPQQQARLHTFRQVDVAYSLPGLTRLRVNLFYQRGSISAVLHTLSSEDKDLSKVSLDAAYLEFFRDQRRGLVLVTGPIGAGKSTTLARLVDEINTHHTRVIVTVEDPIEYLHRPKRSAVIQREIGSDAVSYEKALLAAMRQNADVIVIGEIRDPATASAVLNAVYTGHLVLSTFVSSDSSSVLNRMLELFSQGERNINRVLLAESLLGIIHQRLVPTTDGERVPVTEVITMTPRIREALKQPSQTDRLREVLREQGLEGYQSFDENLLSLYNKGRVDYQTARLYAQNPTQFELAILRQSDNQGFGDWADE